Proteins encoded within one genomic window of Actinoplanes octamycinicus:
- a CDS encoding HAD-IA family hydrolase has product MTALIFDCDGVLADTERHGHLPAFNATFERFGLPVRWSEAEYGRKLRIGGGKERLASLFQDGSLAVGGDRTQTIAAWHRAKTEIFTDLVSSGRIPARPGIARTISAALAAGWTVAVASTSAEVSVRAVLAHAVGAGLARRIPVFAGDVVPAKKPDPAIYTMTVERLGLDPADTLVVEDSRNGLLAAAGAGLTCLITVNDYTRDEDFGEAVLVVSELGDPWRPPIEVLANRGAAKPGDYVTLNDLRACLPERGLE; this is encoded by the coding sequence GCGACCTTCGAACGGTTCGGGCTGCCGGTGCGCTGGAGCGAGGCCGAATACGGGCGGAAACTGCGGATCGGCGGGGGCAAGGAGCGGCTCGCCAGCCTGTTCCAGGACGGGTCGCTGGCCGTGGGCGGAGATCGTACGCAAACCATCGCGGCCTGGCACCGGGCGAAGACGGAGATATTCACCGACCTGGTGTCGTCGGGCCGGATTCCGGCCCGTCCGGGCATCGCCCGAACCATCTCCGCGGCGCTCGCGGCCGGCTGGACCGTCGCGGTCGCCTCCACCTCGGCGGAGGTCTCGGTACGCGCGGTCCTCGCCCACGCGGTCGGCGCCGGCCTGGCCAGGCGCATCCCGGTGTTCGCGGGCGACGTGGTGCCGGCCAAGAAACCGGACCCGGCGATCTACACGATGACCGTCGAGCGGCTCGGGCTCGACCCGGCGGACACCCTGGTCGTCGAGGACTCGCGGAACGGCCTGCTGGCGGCCGCCGGGGCCGGGCTGACCTGCCTGATCACGGTCAACGACTACACCCGGGACGAGGACTTCGGCGAGGCGGTCCTGGTGGTGTCCGAACTGGGTGATCCGTGGCGGCCGCCGATCGAGGTGCTGGCCAATCGGGGCGCGGCGAAACCCGGCGACTACGTGACCCTGAACGACCTGCGGGCGTGCCTCCCGGAAAGGGGCCTGGAATGA
- the dhaL gene encoding dihydroxyacetone kinase subunit DhaL — MNRTELVVRTIAETAIANEKYFGDLDAVVGDGDFGYSLARGFEKLLDGWDDLDRTDSGTFLKRCGMTIASRIGGTSGPLWGTAFLRAGAAAVDPLDRARVVTMLRAAIDGIKARGQSDLGDKTLLDALVPFTDFLEKSDDISGAAQAARQAAEATSSMVAKRGRAAYTGERSRGSVDAGAMAVAVIAERISDVWQGAGS, encoded by the coding sequence ATGAACCGGACCGAACTCGTGGTGCGCACCATCGCGGAGACGGCGATCGCCAACGAGAAGTATTTCGGGGACCTGGACGCGGTCGTCGGGGACGGCGATTTCGGGTATTCGCTGGCCCGCGGATTCGAGAAACTCCTGGACGGGTGGGACGACCTCGATCGGACCGATTCCGGGACCTTTCTGAAACGCTGCGGGATGACCATCGCGTCGCGGATCGGAGGGACTTCCGGGCCGCTCTGGGGGACCGCTTTCCTGCGTGCCGGGGCGGCCGCCGTCGATCCGCTGGACCGGGCTCGGGTGGTGACGATGCTGCGCGCCGCGATCGACGGGATCAAGGCGCGCGGCCAGTCGGACCTCGGCGACAAGACATTGCTGGACGCTCTGGTCCCCTTCACCGACTTCCTGGAGAAGAGCGACGACATCTCGGGCGCGGCTCAGGCCGCGCGGCAAGCGGCCGAGGCGACCAGTTCCATGGTCGCGAAACGGGGACGGGCGGCCTACACCGGCGAACGGAGCCGGGGCTCGGTGGACGCGGGGGCCATGGCGGTGGCGGTCATCGCCGAACGCATCAGCGACGTGTGGCAGGGAGCCGGATCATGA
- the dhaK gene encoding dihydroxyacetone kinase subunit DhaK has protein sequence MKKFVNDPKNFVPEMLEGLALAHPDTLRYVPAYNLIMRADAPREDKVSIVQGSGSGHEPAHVMVVGSGLLDAACPGDVFAAPPMDYVYETAKLLASPKGVLLLVNNYTGDRMAFDMGKEMADADGVRTEILTINDDVAVTDSLYTVGRRGVAGNFFVIKAVGAAAEQGASLDEVVRIGRKVNDVTRTMGVGLTACTPPAKGSPLFELGPDEMEFGVGIHGEPGRERRRLTDADAIVDALLDAVVPDLPYRSGDRVALMINGLGGTPISELYVAYRHAHRRLVDQGIQVARSYVNEYCTSLDMAGASLTLVRLDDEIAQLLAAPADAPVNPF, from the coding sequence ATGAAGAAGTTCGTCAACGACCCCAAGAACTTCGTGCCCGAGATGCTGGAGGGCCTCGCGCTCGCCCATCCGGACACGCTCAGGTACGTACCCGCCTACAACCTGATCATGCGGGCCGACGCGCCGCGCGAGGACAAGGTGTCGATCGTGCAGGGCTCCGGGTCCGGGCACGAACCGGCGCACGTCATGGTGGTCGGTAGCGGACTGCTCGACGCGGCCTGCCCCGGTGACGTCTTCGCCGCGCCGCCGATGGACTACGTCTACGAGACGGCGAAGCTGCTGGCCTCCCCGAAAGGCGTACTGCTGCTGGTCAACAACTACACCGGGGACCGGATGGCGTTCGACATGGGCAAGGAGATGGCCGACGCCGACGGTGTCCGGACCGAGATCCTGACGATCAACGACGACGTCGCGGTGACCGACTCGCTCTACACGGTCGGCCGGCGCGGCGTGGCCGGCAACTTCTTCGTGATCAAGGCGGTCGGGGCGGCGGCCGAGCAGGGCGCGTCCCTCGACGAGGTGGTCCGGATCGGCCGCAAGGTCAACGACGTGACCCGGACCATGGGCGTCGGGCTGACCGCCTGCACCCCGCCGGCGAAAGGCTCGCCGCTGTTCGAGCTCGGGCCGGACGAGATGGAGTTCGGCGTCGGCATCCACGGCGAGCCGGGCCGCGAACGCCGCCGGCTGACCGACGCGGACGCCATCGTGGACGCCCTGCTCGACGCGGTGGTCCCGGACCTGCCCTACCGCTCCGGCGACCGGGTCGCCCTCATGATCAACGGCCTGGGCGGCACCCCGATCAGCGAACTGTACGTGGCCTACCGCCACGCCCACCGCCGCCTGGTCGACCAGGGAATCCAGGTGGCCCGCTCCTACGTGAACGAATACTGCACGTCGCTCGACATGGCCGGCGCGTCGCTCACCCTGGTCCGCCTCGACGACGAGATCGCGCAGCTGCTCGCCGCCCCCGCCGACGCCCCGGTGAACCCGTTCTGA
- a CDS encoding DUF1304 domain-containing protein, translating into MIIVGNILVALVALIHLYILVLEMFLWTKPPGRKAFNLTPEFAEQTKVLGLNQGLYNGFLAAGLIAGLIAGGDTGFAAKLFFLICVAVAGVVGALTASRRILYVQTVPAALALLAVLLAH; encoded by the coding sequence ATGATCATCGTCGGGAACATCCTGGTAGCGCTGGTCGCGTTGATCCACCTCTACATCCTGGTGCTGGAGATGTTCCTGTGGACCAAGCCGCCGGGCCGCAAGGCGTTCAACCTCACCCCGGAGTTCGCCGAGCAGACCAAGGTCCTCGGCCTCAACCAGGGCCTCTACAACGGCTTCCTGGCCGCCGGCCTGATCGCCGGTCTGATCGCCGGCGGCGACACCGGCTTCGCCGCCAAGCTCTTCTTCCTGATCTGTGTGGCGGTGGCCGGCGTGGTCGGCGCCCTCACCGCCAGCCGCCGCATCCTCTACGTCCAGACCGTCCCCGCCGCCCTGGCCCTCCTCGCCGTCCTCCTCGCCCACTGA